The following are encoded in a window of Arachis duranensis cultivar V14167 unplaced genomic scaffold, aradu.V14167.gnm2.J7QH unplaced_Scaffold_165934, whole genome shotgun sequence genomic DNA:
- the LOC107478332 gene encoding uncharacterized protein LOC107478332, whose protein sequence is MEERDLLECCGSIKFASEMASASPFSSLQHALDVASNTWCNKINVHSWLIALNAHTEIYALSVQYLQKHGFPYFTISSEWDADVILMDLKTSVKTKPSCEFEWARRKQLIIIKQYIARFFQKKGYIRSTTESPETHAAVKDFDLNKKPFWKDNLDPIAREKARQFCEIWYPGEYYV, encoded by the exons ATGGAAGAGCGCGATTTGCTTGAATGCTGTGGAAGCATCAAGTTTGCATCGGAGATGGCTTCTGCTTCTCCATTCTCCTCGTTGCAACACGCACTCGATGTGGCCTCCAATACTTGGTGTAACAAGATTAATGTGCATTCTTGGCTGATAGCACTCAATGCTCACACC GAGATATATGCACTTAGCGTGCAATATCTGCAAAAGCATGGATTTCcatattttactatttcttctGAATGGGATGCAGATGTTATACTAATGGATCTAAAg ACAAGCGTTAAAACCAAGCCATCATGCGAGTTTGAGTGGGCACGTCGAAAACAATTAATCATCATTAAACAATACATTGCAAGgttttttcaaaagaaaggaTATATTCGCTCTACAACTGAATCACCAGAGACCCATGCTGCGGTAAAAGATTTTGATCTCAACAAAAAACCATTTTGGAAGGATAATTTGGATCCTATTGCTCGTGAAAAGGCTAGACAATTTTGTGAAATTTGGTATCCAGGAGAATATTATGTCTAG